From the genome of Dermochelys coriacea isolate rDerCor1 chromosome 1, rDerCor1.pri.v4, whole genome shotgun sequence:
TCTACCTCCTTCATATATTGAAATGTTGCACTTTGTGTCTCTTAAGTAACCTGCATCAGACTCAAGTTGGCAGTGTCCTATTTAATTTAGCATTATTTTctggactgtaaactctttggagcagggaatttcacctgttctgtgtttgaaagtgcagggtaaatatatatatataaatatgtgcAATTGTTAATAGCTATATTTAACACCCTTTTTCAATttgatattttgttctttttggcAACTGAATGTGTTACGCTTAGTGTAGCTTTTCACTTTGACTCAGGTGTTCCTTTAACTAATGGTAAGGCACTGAACTGAGCAGATTGTAGGGGCTTTTTCAATCCCTGGTTAGCTgattttcatcttattttttatCTCAGTTTAAACAGGCCCCAGTCCAACAAagcatgtaagcatgtgcttaactttaagcatatgagcagTGCCATTTTCAAGGTTGCTACTCGTATTTAAGTGCTTAGGTGGGTCAGAGCCATAGAGTACATGATTTCTACTTGCAAGACTTTGTGGATCCAATTCCCCATTTTAATTTAATCCCTGTGGCAGAGGTTGTCAGCTTCTGTGACAGTCACAAAGGGAAAAACCCACTCCACTTTCCCACCTCTGGTTTTCAGGTTCGGTTCAGTCCCTCATGCTCAGGATGGTCTCTAGATTCCAGGAGCACCTCAATGACCTCCATTCCTGCAGCACTTCCTTTGAGAGGCTGTGAAAACCAGCAGTGAGAATTCTGGGGTCACGCATAAAGTGGGATTCGGCACAAGTAGCTGAACAAGGGTTTCATGCTATGAAAAACTAATGAGACCCCTTTACTTTACATAACCAGTTTGGGTTTCATTTTGGGGACCCCAGAATATACCCACATTTCCattgaaagagaaagaagaattTGGCAGGGACATGTTCCACTTTCTTCTCTACAAGCAAGAGAAACTCTGGGCTCTGCGCTGGTCTCATTCTGGGTTTTGTGCGTAAAACCGATCAGGGTGGTTGAATGGCCAGGCAATCTCCCTGGACCCAAGTTTGGCGCTCtccttccccagggctgggagttgcCATGAAAGCAATGTGCGAGGCCCCAAATGCAGCCTTGTTGAGTCTGAAAGGAGCCTTGGCTGGCAGGAGAATGGTGGCAATTTGGGGTGcttgagaggagagagaaacaggtGAGTAGCAGCTGGGAATCCCTCAGAATTGCTCTTCACAGGACACGAAgaaatattgacaaattggaggaaagAGAAATATCAATTATTAGGACCCTGGGTGGGAGGAGCTTAGGGCAGGATCTACAGCCCATTGAAAGAAAAAGGAATCTTTCTATAGACTATCAATTTCTATTGGATTTAGCTCAAGTCCTTAATGAGGAcaaattaaagaaacaaagagCCTGTAACCTGGCTGGGCAATGACGTGGGGGGGATCTGGCACCTGTGAAAGGTGCAATTGccaaggagggggagagagggactgTTTAAGGCAGGCTGAGGGGGCATAATCATGAGGAGTAACAGGATGAAACTGAACAACGGTGCAATTCAGGCTAAATATCGGGAAGCTTTTCTTCCAAGAGAGGTCTGAGGCTGAGCAAtcgtctcccaagggaagtggtgcaAGCCCCAGTGTTGGGGCCATTGCCTTGGGTTGGAAGCCCCTTCATTTGGTCCAGACGAAACACTGGAACATGCTGCAGGGAAGTGCTCTGCagtgggagcagggaggagaggtAACTGAACAGTAACTTGTATAGTAGGATTCAGCTTTAGCAGGCTGGGGCACTCgcccatctctctccctccctccctccctctcacctGTTCTAGCCCCATATTATCCAGATACAGGTGCAGCAGGGACCTGGCTACTGGGAGGAAGGCTCCATCCCCAATATACTTGATGGGATTCTTGGACAGCTTCAGCTCACTAAGGACAGGCAAACCCTGGAGGGACCCGGTGGGCACTTCCTGCAAAAGGTTCTCATCCAGGTGCAGCTTCTCTAGCCTCttggcggggctcagggccctgggagACACACTAGTGATGCGGTTCCCACTCAGGTAGACCCAGTGTAGCTGCCGTGCCCCAGCCAGGTCATCGTCTGACAGCTGGCTGATGGAGTTATGCTGCAAGTGGAGGGAGAAGAGGTTGGGCAGGCAGCTGAAGGCCCTGGTGGGCATCTGAGTGAACCTGTTGCGGTCCAGGTACAGGTAGCTCAGCTGGGGAGCTCCATCAAAGGCAGCAGCATCTATGGCAGCGATGTTGTTGTTAGACAGGTAGAGGTAGACCAGCTTCTTTAAGCCCTGGAAGgcacccagctgcagctctgtgaTTTTGCAGTTTTGCAGGTGGAGTGAGACCAGCTTCTTCAAGCCGGGGAAGGATCCCTTGGGTATGGAATGGAACTCATTTTGGCGCAGGTCCAGGAGCTGGGTGTTGCCAGGGAACCCCTTGGGGATCTTCCGGAGGCCTCTGTTCTCGCAGTTGCTGTGTTGGAAATCAGGGGAGCAGGCGCAGCCTTTTGGACACCTCGTCTtagcatctccctctggctccctcCTGcgggtggctgggctggggagctgctCCTTGTCCAGGGCATGGCCCCCACATTTCATATCAATGGACCTCAGCGACTCCAGCTGCTCACCCCTGAAGGCACCAGGACCTGCACATGGCACGTCGGCCTGGACCCTCGCTTTCTCCATCCACTCTTTGAAGGGCCGCATGTAGCAAGTGCAAACTACGGGGTTCCCTGTTAAGTTGATTTTCTTCAGGTGGGCGGCTTCTGTCAGCGGCTGCAGCACCTGCAGTTGGTTGTTGTGGAGGTCGACTACGTGCAGCAAGGGGCTCTTCACAAAGGCTTTGTGTGAGACATCCTGCAGGGCCATGTTGTCCAAGAACAGCTGTTTCAGTGAAGCCATCTCAATGGCCTCCTCGCCGATGTAGGTGACAGGGTTGTGTCCCAGGTCCAGCCGTGTGGTATCTGACAGCCTCGACAGGGCCTCTGTGGGTAGGGACTGCAGTTCGTTGTGGTCCAGGCTCAACCTCCTCAGGGTAGGCAACCCAGCAAAGGCCTCCGTGGCTATGACATGAAGTGCATTATGGGACAGGCGGAGCCACTTGATCAGCTGCAGACCCTGGAAGACCATATCTGGCAGGTAGACCAGGAAGTTCTCACCAAGGTTGAGGAAATTGAGGAAGCCCAGTTGGCTGAAAGCCCCTGACTTTATCTCTTCTATGCGGTTCTTCTCCAGGATGAGCTGCTGAAGAGAAGACAGCCCATCCAGGGACTCCTGGTAGATGAAGGCTATACTGTTGGAAGCCAGGTTGAGGTAGATCAGTCGTCCTAGTCCCCTGAAAGCCCCTTCCTCAATACTCTCCACGTTGCATCGCTGCAGGTTTAAGTGGGTGAGGTATGGGATAGGGAGGAAAGCTCCTACAGGGATGACTTTTATGTTGTTGCCCCAGAGATCCAGTTTTTGGGTGACCTGTTGATTACACAAGCATCAGTTTCTGAAGATGGAATCCACAACCTCTCCTACCCTTCTGCAGCAGAGTGACTGGCTGTCCCAGTCCTCCCTGCAGTCGTTATTACTGTGATCTGGCCAGATCTCACAAGCAGGCTTATGCCTGGTCAGTACTTAGAATAGACACTTCCCAGAGGACCTCCAGTCTGCTGCAGAAAGCTGAGTTGGGGTCTCAATAGTGACTGTTTGTCCTGCTGAACCAGACTTCCTGCAGTGTGGCAATCGCTAGCATCCTACGTGAGCCTtagttcagtactgactcagaggggAAAGTGTCTCCTACCCCAACAACACCTTCCTGCAGCCATCTgggtttcctttgtttccttaTTTCACCATCTGACTCTGCTTTAGCTTTTAAGGCCTGTAACAACCACTACCTCTTAGGGGCCTGATTGTGTATTGCCCAGAAAATATTGTAACGGTTTTTTTGTCTTGATCAGATGAGTTATTTTTATGCTGTTATTCGGTAGAAGAGCTGACCCTGGGCAGACCAGCTCATCTTTCAAACTGCCCTGCATGTGGACCaaaccccaccctacccccttcAGATTTTCATATCAACGGCATTGAAAGGCTGCGAGGTTACTGCACAAATCTTTTGGAAACCCAGATATCTGCACGAAGTGAACCACACCTGCCTGCATCTTGTTCCGCCTCCTCTCCCCTGTCCTACAGCAGCCTGTGTGGCTCCATGCTGTGCCGGGAGAGAGAGGATCAGACTGGGTGCCCAGATGCCCCGGGGGTGAGGAGCATTGTGACAGGCCGCGATGGTGGTGGCAGCGgtggcaagtgtgtgtgtgggggggcagtttAAGAGCACTTTGTGCtgtgtttgcctctgtctcctCCCTTCTCACGCTGTGCCCAGTGACTGACCTGTGGGATGGTGATGGGCACCTCCGTGAGGTTCTTGTTCAGGCACATGACGTGATGCTTTATGTTATCGCAGATGCAGATCTGTGGGCAGCGCTCGGCAGCCGCTCTCCTGACTTGGAAGAGAGCTGACATCAGGAGGAGGCCCAGGGAACCCCACATCCTGGAGAGCAGCTgcaggggtgagagagagaaagggaagaggcaCCCCAGTCAGACAGAGACGTGCATTCCCACAGTGCGTCTCGTCCCCACGGACCCTAAACACTCTGCAGGCTGCATCTCTTGGGATTGAGGTGGATTGTGGCAGCATCTTTCACGGTGCATTGCAATGCTACAGCCCCTttgagaggcagggaaggggataATGTGACCAAGGGAAAGTGCAGCGGGAAGTTTAGATTACTTAGGTATGAACCtagttttaagcatgtgagttgtcccattgaactcaatgggagctggattaaTTCTGTTTCCATTCTTGAACTCAAGGGGTTGGAGCTACTACTCACATGCtgaaagctaagcacatgcttacgtgCTTCACTGGATCAGGGCTTTAGAGGACAGAGCAACATCGGCTAAATCACCAGTACCTCCTCCTGCAACATTTGGACTTTCCTTGGAGGTTTCCTTTCCAAGTACGGACCAGGTCCAACCTGCTTCAGTTTGTGAGATCAGATATAATCTCACTCCAAGGCAGAGTGGCTAAAGGACAACACCGGTGCTGCCAGAAAAGGAGTGGAGAGCATTATGCAGACACAAGAGCATGTGCTAATGTGAATGTGACAACACGCATTACTGTTGCCATATATCCCAAGAGAAGGAGGGTCCCGTAGGACTCTGCGGTAACTCATCGCCATTCTGAGGGAATCATGCTAGCAATAGCACTGCTCCAGTGCATCCTTGTTTGTACCGCAACTTCCAGTTGGTAgctgagtgctttacaaatgctAATTAGCTTAGCCTCACACCACACTTGGTAGGCAGATCTGTAATgtctcctcattttacagaggggtaacatcatcattatttattttattttattttttattttcaagtgcCCCAAATGTGCAAGGTACTTCCCCATAACAAGTAAAAGGGAAGGTCCCTGCTCTAGTGAGTTTGCAATCTGTATTGGAGAGGACACACCAAGGGAGGGATCAGAAGAAGGCAACAACGGGAGGTGAACATGTCAGGAGGACAAGGTTTTCCATAATAAGATCAGGTGGTTTGGAAGTGAG
Proteins encoded in this window:
- the CHADL gene encoding chondroadherin-like protein — its product is MWGSLGLLLMSALFQVRRAAAERCPQICICDNIKHHVMCLNKNLTEVPITIPQVTQKLDLWGNNIKVIPVGAFLPIPYLTHLNLQRCNVESIEEGAFRGLGRLIYLNLASNSIAFIYQESLDGLSSLQQLILEKNRIEEIKSGAFSQLGFLNFLNLGENFLVYLPDMVFQGLQLIKWLRLSHNALHVIATEAFAGLPTLRRLSLDHNELQSLPTEALSRLSDTTRLDLGHNPVTYIGEEAIEMASLKQLFLDNMALQDVSHKAFVKSPLLHVVDLHNNQLQVLQPLTEAAHLKKINLTGNPVVCTCYMRPFKEWMEKARVQADVPCAGPGAFRGEQLESLRSIDMKCGGHALDKEQLPSPATRRREPEGDAKTRCPKGCACSPDFQHSNCENRGLRKIPKGFPGNTQLLDLRQNEFHSIPKGSFPGLKKLVSLHLQNCKITELQLGAFQGLKKLVYLYLSNNNIAAIDAAAFDGAPQLSYLYLDRNRFTQMPTRAFSCLPNLFSLHLQHNSISQLSDDDLAGARQLHWVYLSGNRITSVSPRALSPAKRLEKLHLDENLLQEVPTGSLQGLPVLSELKLSKNPIKYIGDGAFLPVARSLLHLYLDNMGLEQLSSRAFAGLGPRMKSLYLDNNNMHNVPDLCSFTGLEVINLRDIPFHCDCQLLPLRRWIDKLNLRVGATCGSPAEVRGQKVKLSAVFKSCPGWGMEKARRAHPDKVKAKIKAERNPSKEKRSGKAQARGTKKSKA